The following proteins are encoded in a genomic region of Gymnogyps californianus isolate 813 chromosome 19, ASM1813914v2, whole genome shotgun sequence:
- the BPTF gene encoding nucleosome-remodeling factor subunit BPTF isoform X5, which yields MEDEDDASYCTESSFRSHSTYSSTPGRRRQRVHRPRSPILEEKDIPPLEFPKSSEDLMVPSEHIMNVIAIYEVLRNFGTVLRLSPFRFEDFCAALVSQEQCTLMAEMHIVLLKAVLREEDTSNTTFGPADLKDSVNSTLYFIDGMTWPEVLRVYCESDKEYHHVLPYQETEDYPYGPVENKIKVLQFLVDQFLTTNIAREELMSEGVIQYDDHCRVCHKLGDLLCCETCSAVYHLECVKPPLEEVPEDEWQCEVCVAHKVPGVTDCVAEIQKNKPYIRHEPIGYDRHRRKYWFLNRRIIIEEDSESEKDKKIWYYSTKIQLAELIECLDKDYWEADLCKTLEEMRDEIHRHMDVTEDLTNKARGNNKSFLSAANDEILDIIRARKGEIVEDKNTADDEAEKAKSDVDNDQTDAERGKEESGDQDKTEETPTEQDAEKVKTEEATVVGDKSNSVTSSTDDNNTNPSAGDTSCSEGKNAMGCQSETLDSNNVAEKKVASELPQELSEETGQMIPSNSSSASAAPLQSDVENSNGSELGSGQNDSIKMPDDAENAERGSQTSEDIGEKSNGERSDSPGAGKGTPGSTRMLTRLRNPDSKLSQMKSQQVAAAAHEANKLYKEGREVCAHLGKLKEVLVVNSQGEVSRMNTKKEVVMKGNINNYFKLGQEGKYRVYHNQYATNSFALNKHQHREDHDKRRHLSHKFCLTPAGEFKWNGSVHGSKVLTISTLRLTIIQLENNIPASFLHPNWASHRSNWIKAVQMCSKPREFALALAILECAIKPVVMLPIWRESLGHTRLRRMTAIEREEKEKVKKKERKQEEEETMQQATWVKYTFPVKHQVWKQKGEEYRVTGYGGWSWISKTHVHRFMPKLPGNTNANYRKLLPTKSEDEKCNLDKRKGPIKVKIEKDRTKDSHDLQAKDKTDVSETLEKVQVKEEKSREEKVEVDAVSENLDHAKDKVEKEIDGENDKVVKEEPMDVDDVKIESPVKDEGSHCKLDIINVSEGFHLRTCYKRKVKSSKLDGLLERRIKQFTLEEKQRLERMKLEASAKTVGIRSVSPQKSTDELQMRKVKEGSQFDMSSQGQTYMSDKTQAEDTEQDCLPVTKTGELDEPSLPLTNRLSKREGQLPDEGSPQSSEGESSIQNDSKENNPEPMTADKCQGQEALGEPESSFVDGLKQTNAESRIKWDVSETSENPLKQKLPISRVSQRERENLEPVVTESSCRKDALAILEKTDSEGNSEQQSKDPENNCIIKSHIEPTSSQESEMEEEIAPGRTESKSENKIIFHQKSVSKDLEPFKTELISESDLESQTLEHMDGAEVDEDLLSSKLTEANGQKKGQELKVETSTISKYLDQTNRNSVTDKKNNKDEETETDLEKEKSAFQMNGKDNDINVLPNDDCLVEDTCETKAGVDIEPKVNNINKSIPEHEIKPLTFKESSVKPFMNGDIMIEDTKDKNNVDPKSRLQSSPEFESGEGLQPPDEVPKYVQKTEEKQLYPERSAFVGTASTPTHTVCKENNLNSETESMETETVEDKKVAPSPVTSCEESSLSSDFADQNGVQTYKMENINGESKIKTVITEVTTTTSTVSTESKTVFKVAETVASNDEKTTVVSSTENCAISTVTTTTTVTKLTTPATDSNVDVISVQEHSKTVVTTTVTDSLTTPEGTLVTSMTVSKEYSTKDKVKLMKFARPKKTRSGTALPSYRKFVTKSSKKSIFVLPNDDLKKLARKGGIREVPYFNYNAKPALDIWPYPSPRPTFGITWRYRLQTVKSLAGVSLMLRLLWACLKWDDMAAKAPPGGGTTRTETSETEITTTEIIKRRDVGPYGIRSEYCIRKIICPIGVPEAPKETPTPQRKGLRSSALRPKRPETPKQTGPVIIESWVAEEELELWEIRAFAERVEKEKAQAVEQQAKVSEQKKAEEFKAQLEAQLKHQRLAAQQKRLEQQKQIPAAGVAPAVTTASSTATTVSTPQKVVVGPLAGPVPTGTKVVLTTKVGSPATVTFQQNKNFHQTFATWVKQGQSSTATSTAATSATTIASTGQTFQISGSPVTMAGKVITKLPLPANSKIVAVNVPSTQGGVVQVQQKVLGIIPSTTGASQTFTSFQPRTATVTIRPNTTGTLGTTSTSQVVQGTPLRPGMTVIRTPLQQSTLGKTIIRTPVVVQQGILPASQTQQVVTQIIRGQPVSTAVSSTSTASSSAGQKTVTSPGTPPQQIQPQTTSQPPRPQQGQVKLTMAQLTQLTQGQGGSQGLTVVIQGQGQTTGQLQLIPQGVTVIPGPGQQLMQAAMPNGTIQRFLFTPLPAAATTASTTTTTVSTSTSATGEQKQALQGQPTSVLPPIQPQPQSQQQAQPQVQNPSTPPVPLAQPQAPQPALQPETQTQPESQTPASLDSPVTPEAQSSKSPVQSPAQTQAQGQSPVQVQSQPQTAILPQGQSQVQPQQPAQVQTTTQQQIQMQPHAPIQIQAQLQQSQPQVQTSVSTLPTTQSLNQVPVQSPTRPQLQLQQPPTKVITVPQLQQQVQVLSQLQSHVVAQIQAQQGSVPQQIKLQLPIQIQQTSPVQAHQIQNVVTVQAASVQEQLQRVQQLREQQQKKKQQQIEIKREHTLQASNQSDIIQKQVVMKQNAVIEHLKQKKTLTPAEREENQRMIVCNQVMKYILDKIDKEEKQAAKKRKREESVEQKRSKQNATKLSALLFKHKEQLKAEILKKRALLDKDLQIEVQEELKKDLTKIKKEKERAQAAAAAAAAAAAAAAAAAPPPAPPPLPPPLPPQQHAASVTSSSSTTVPMPVSSQKRKRDEEKDSSASKSKKKKMISTTSKETKKDTKLYCICKTPYDESKFYIGCDLCTNWYHGECVGITEKEAKKMDVYICNDCKRAQEGSSEELYCICRTPYDESQFYIGCDRCQNWYHGRCVGILQSEADLIDEYVCPQCQSTEDAMTVLSPLTDKDYEGLRRVLRSLQAHKMAWPFLEPVDPNDAPDYYGVIKEPMDLATMEERILKRYYKKVTEFVADMTKIFDNCRYYNPSDSPFYQCAEVLESFFVQKLKGFKASRSHNNKLQSTAS from the exons tAAGTCAAGAGCAGTGCACACTTATGGCAGAGATGCATAtagtgcttttaaaagcagttttacgTGAAGAAGACACTTCAAATACTACCTTTGGACCTGCTGACCTCAAAGATAGCGTTAATTCCACTTTGTATTTCATAGATGGAATGACGTGGCCAGAGGTTCTGCGGGTATATTGTGAGAGTGACAAGGAATACCATCATGTTCTTCCTTACCAAGAGACAGAGGACTATCCTTATGGACcagtagagaataaaatcaaagTTCTGCAGTTCTTAGTGGATCAGTTTCTTACAACAAACATTGCACGTGAAGAGTTAATGTCAGAAGGTGTTATTCAGTATGATGATCATTGTAGGGTTTGTCACAAACTTGGGGATTTGCTTTGCTGTGAAACTTGTTCAGCTGTGTACCATTTGGAGTGCGTGAAACCACCTCTTGAAGAGGTACCTGAAGATGAATGGCAGTGTGAGGTCTGCGTGGCACATAAGGTGCCTGGAGTAACTGACTGTGTTGCTGAAatccaaaaaaataaaccatacaTTCGACATGAACCTATTGGATATGACAGGCATAGACGAAAATACTGGTTCCTGAACAGAAGAATTATTAT AGAGGAAGATTCAGAAAGtgagaaagataagaaaatctGGTACTATAGCACAAAGATACAGCTGGCAGAGTTAATTGAATGCCTAGACAAAGATTACTGGGAAGCTGACCTATGCAAAACTCTGGAAGAAATGCGTGATGAAATTCATCGGCACATGGATGTGACAGAAGACCTTACTAATAAAGCAAGGGGCAACAACaagtctttcctttctgcagcaaatg ATGAAATTTTGGACATTAtcagagcaagaaaaggagaaatagtgGAAGataaaaacacagcagatgATGAAGCAGAGAAGGCCAAAAGTGATGTTGATAATGACCAGACAGATGCTGAGAGAGGCAAGGAAGAATCTGGAGACCAAGATAAAACTGAGGAAACACCCACTGAGCAAGATGcggaaaaagtgaaaacagaag AGGCAACAGTCGTTGGGGATAAAAGTAACTCTGTGACATCAAGCACTGATGACAACAACACAAATCCTTCTGCAGGAGACACTAGTTGCTCTGAAGGGAAGAACGCAATGGGGTGTCAGTCAGAAACCCTTGATAGCAACAACGTGGCAGAGAAGAAGGTGGCATCAGAGCTCCCTCAGGAACTCTCAG AAGAAACTGGTCAGATGATCCCTAGCAACAGTAGCAGTGCATCTGCTGCACCTCTACAGTCAGATGTTGAAAACAGCAACGGTAGTGAGTTGGGCTCTGGGCAGAATGACTCCATTAAGATGCCTGATGATGCTGAAAATGCAGAGAGGGGATCCCAGACTTCAGAGGACATAG GAGAGAAATCTAATGGTGAAAGAAGTGATTCTCCAGGCGCAGGAAAAGGCACGCCAGGTTCGACGCGAATGCTCACAAGATTACGAAATCCAGATAGCAAGTTGAGCCAGATGAAAAGCCAGCAggttgctgctgcagcacatgAAGCAAATAAGTTATATAAAGAAGGCAGAGAGGTTTGTGCACATCTTGGAAAACTCAAAGAA GTTCTGGTGGTCAACTCTCAAGGTGAAGTCTCCCGAATGAACACAAAGAAGGAAGTTGTGATGAAAGGAAATATCaacaattatttcaaattagggcaggaggggaagtATCGTGTTTATCATAATCAGTATGCCACTAATTCATTCGCATTGAACAAGCACCAGCACAGGGAGGACCATGACAAGAGACGGCATCTCTCGCATAAATTCTGTCTGACTCCTGCTGGAGAGTTCAAATGGAATGGGTCTGTACATGGGTCCAAAGTTCTTACCATATCCACTTTGAGGCTAACTATTATTCAGCTAGAAAACAATATCCCGGCATCATTCCTTCACCCTAACTGGGCTTCCCACAG GTCTAACTGGATTAAGGCTGTTCAGATGTGCAGCAAACCTAGAGAATTTGCACTAGCGCTGGCTATATTGGAATGTGCAATTAAACCAGTTGTCATGCTGCCAATCTGGCGGGAATCATTGGGGCACACTAG ATTACGCAGAATGACAGCaatagaaagagaagaaaaggagaaagtgaaaaaaaaagagagaaaacaagaagaagaagaaacaatgcAGCAAGCTACATGGGTGAAATATACATTTCCTGTCAAACATCAG gtttggaagcaaaaaggagaggaaTATAGAGTAACAGGATATGGTGGCTGGAGCTGGATTAGTAAAACACATGTCCACAGGTTTATGCCCAAACTGCCTGGAAATACTAACGCAAATTACAGAAAGTTGCTACCAA CAAAGAGCgaagatgaaaaatgcaacCTGGATAAACGAAAAGGTCCAATTAAggtaaaaatagagaaagataGAACAAAGGATTCTCATGATCTGcaagcaaaagacaaaacagatgtttcagaaaCCTTGGAGAAGGTacaagtgaaagaagaaaagtcacgtgaagaaaaagtagaagttgatgcagtttctgaaaactTAGATCATGCAAAAGATAAAG tggaaaaagaaatcgATGGTGAAAATGATAAAGTCGTCAAAGAAGAACCTATGGATGTAGATGATGTGAAAATTGAATCCCCCGTAAAAGATGAGGGTAGTCATTGTAAGCTGGATATAATCAATGTCAGTGAGGGATTTCATTTAAGGACTTGCtacaaaaggaaagtaaaatcaTCAAAATTAGATGGACTACTTGAGAGGCGAATAAAACAGTTtacactggaagaaaaacaacgTCTAGAAAGGATGAAACTGGAGGCTAGTGCTAAAACTGTAGGCATTCGATCTGTAAGCCCCCAGAAAAGCACAGATGAGCTACaaatgagaaaagtaaaagaaggaAGCCAGTTTGACATGTCTTCCCAAGGTCAAACCTATATGTCAGATAAGACCCAAGCCGAAGATACAGAACAGGACTGCTTGCCAGTCACCAAAACTGGTGAGCTAGACGAACCCTCTTTGCCTTTGACGAACAGGCTATCAAAAAGAGAAGGCCAGTTACCGGATGAAGGCTCACCTCAGTCCTCTGAAGGTGAAAGCTCCATTCAGAATGATAGTAAAGAAAACAACCCTGAACCTATGACTGCTGATAAGTGTCAAGGACAAGAGGCTCTTGGAGAGCCTGAGAGTTCCTTTGTGGATGGcttgaaacaaacaaatgcagaaagtaGAATCAAATGGGATGTTTCGGAAACAAGCGAAAACcctttgaaacaaaaactaCCTATTAGCAGAGTATCTCAGCGTGAACGTGAAAACTTAGAGCCAGTGGTAACTGAAAGCAGCTGTAGAAAAGATGCTCTGGCCATTCTTGAAAAAACAGATTCAGAAGGGAATTCTGAGCAGCAGAGCAAAGATCCAGAAAATAATTGTATCATAAAAAGCCATATTGAACCAACGTCCTCTCAAGAAAgtgaaatggaggaagaaattGCTCCAGGAAGGACTGAAAGTAAATCTGAAAACAAGATTATATTTCACCAAAAATCAGTTAGTAAAGATCTAGAACCATTTAAAACAGAGCTAATTTCTGAAAGCGACCTTGAAAGTCAAACTCTGGAACACATGGATGGGGCAGAAGTTGATGAGGATTTACTGAGCTCTAAACTAACTGAGGCTAACGGTCAAAAGAAAGGTCAGGAACTGAAAGTGGAGACAAGTACCATAAGCAAGTATCTTGATCAGACAAATCGAAATAGTGTTACTgacaaaaagaataataaagatgaagaaactgagacagacttagaaaaagaaaaatcagcatttcaaaTGAATGGAAAAGACAATGACATTAACGTATTACCAAATGATGACTGCTTAGTTGAAGATACCTGTGAAACTAAGGCAGGGGTTGATATTGAACCAAAagttaataatattaataaatccATTCCGgaacatgaaataaaaccatTGACTTTTAAGGAATCTTCAGTAAAACCATTCATGAATGGTGACATCATGATAGAGGAcacaaaggacaaaaataatgtGGACCCTAAGTCACGTCTGCAGAGTTCACCTGAGTTTGAATCTGGAGAGGGTCTTCAGCCGCCAGATGAAGTTCCCAAGTATgtgcagaaaactgaagaaaaacagctttatcCTGAGAGATCTGCCTTTGTTGGCACTGCTTCCACGCCAACGCATACtgtctgtaaagaaaataacCTGAATAGTGAAACAGAATCTATGGAAACGGAAACAGTTGAGGATAAGAAAGTTGCTCCATCGCCTGTAACCTCATGTGAGGAATCTAGCTTGAGTAGTGACTTCGCTGATCAGAATGGTGTACAGacatataaaatggaaaatattaatggagaaagtaaaataaaaactgttattACTGAAGTGACTACCACAACATCAACTGTGTCTACAGAATCCAAAACTGTGTTTAAAGTTGCAGAGACTGTAGCTTCTAATGATGAGAAAACAACAGTAGTATCATCTACAGAAAATTGTGCCATATCCACTGTAACTACCACCACTACTGTAACTAAGCTTACCACTCCAGCTACAGACAGTAACGTTGATGTCATTTCTGTACAAGAGCATAGTAAAACAGTGGTTACAACAACAGTAACCGATTCACTGACCACCCCAGAAGGCACATTGGTGACTTCCATGACTGTCAGCAAAGAATATTCTACGAAAGACAAAGTGAAGTTAATGAAATTTGCAAGACCCAAAAAAACTCGTTCTGGAACTGCCTTACCATCTTATAGAAAATTTGTTaccaaaagcagtaaaaaaagcatatttgttTTACCCAATGATGACTTAAAAAAGCTGGCCAGAAAAGGAGGGATCAGAGAAGTTCCCTATTTCAATTACAATGCAAAGCCTGCCTTGGATATCTGGCCGTATCCATCCCCAAGGCCAACTTTTGGGATCACTTGGAG GTACCGACTTCAAACAGTAAAATCATTGGCTGGAGTGAGCCTTATGTTGCGGTTATTGTGGGCATGTCTCAAATGGGATGACATGGCAGCAAAAGCTCCACCTGGGGGAGGAACTACACGTACAG AAACATCTGAAACTGAAATtacaacaacagaaataataaagcGAAGAGATGTTGGTCCATATGGAATCCGGTCAGAGTACTgtataagaaaaattatttgtccCATTGGTGTACCAGAGGCTCCGAAAG AAACTCCAACACCCCAGAGGAAGGGACTGCGATCAAGTGCACTAAGGCCAAAAAGGCCAGAAACACCCAAGCAAACGGGCCCTGTTATAATTGAAAGTTGGGTAGCAGAGGAGGAATTGGAACTATGGGAGATCAGGGCATTTGCTGAAAG ggtggagaaggaaaaggcacaGGCAGTTGAACAACAGGCTAAGGTTAGTGAACAGAAGAAGGCAGAGGAATTCAAGGCCCAATTGGAGGCTCAACTAAAACACCAACGATTGGCTGCCCAGCAG AAACGGCTGGAACAGCAGAAGCAGATACCTGCAGCAGGTGTGGCCCCCGCAGTCACTacagccagcagcactgccactACTGTCTCAACGCCACAGAAAGTTGTGGTAGGCCCTTTAGCGGGCCCAGTCCCCACTGGAACCAAAGTAGTACTTACTACAAAAGTGGGTTCTCCAGCTACAGTAACATTCCAACAGAACAAGAATTTCCATCAGACTTTTGCTACTTGGGTTAAACAAGGCCAGTCTTCAACAG CCACTAGCACAGCTGCCACTTCAGCCACAACCATTGCCAGCACAGGGCAGACCTTCCAGATCTCAGGCAGTCCAGTAACGATGGCAGGGAAAGTGATAACTAAGCTGCCACTCCCTGCAAACAGCAAGATTGTTGCCGTCAATGTGCCATCAACTCAAGGAG gtGTTGTTCAAGTTCAGCAAAAGGTATTGGGTATCATTCCATCAACTACAGGTGCAAGTCAAACATTTACTTCATTCCAGCCAAGGACAGCAACTGTAACCATTAGGCCAAATACCACGGGGACGTTAGGAACAACAAGCACTTCACAA GTAGTGCAAGGGACACCACTCCGCCCTGGTATGACAGTAATACGGACACCACTTCAGCAGTCAACGCTTGGAAAGACCATCATTCGAACACCTGTAGTGGTGCAACAAGGTATTCTTCCAGCCA GTCAGACACAGCAAGTGGTGACTCAAATAATCAGGGGTCAGCCTGTCTCAACAGCAGTTTCTAGCACCAGCACAGCTTCTTCCAGTGCTGGCCAGAAGACTGTCACAAGTCCTGGAACGCCACCTCAGCAAATACAGCCACAAACCACGTCGCAGCCCCCTCGCCCTCAGCAGGGACAAGTGAAACTTACTATGGCCCAACTCACCCAACTAACACAAGGAcag ggtggTAGTCAAGGATTAACTGTGGTAATTCAGGGACAAGGTCAAACTACTGGTCAACTACAATTAATCCCTCAGGGTGTGACTGTAATACCTGGTCCAGGACAACAACTTATGCAAGCAGCTATGCCAAATGGTACAATTCAGAGATTTCTTTTCACCCCACTACCAGCAGCTGCTACTACAGCTAGCACAACTACAACAACAGTTTCTACGTCAACCTCGG CTACAGGGGAACAGAAGCAAGCTCTACAGGGACAGCCAACATCAGTGCTGCCACCAATTCAGCCACAGCCTCAGAGTCAGCAGCAAGCCCAGCCTCAAGTGCAGAATCCGAGTACTCCGCCTGTGCCGCTGGCCCAGCCACAGGCACCTCAGCCAGCACTTCAGCCTGAAACTCAGACCCAGCCTGAATCTCAGACTCCGGCATCTCTTGACTCTCCAGTCACACCTGAAGCACAATCGTCTAAATCTCCAGTTCAGTCTCCAGCACAGACCCAGGCTCAAGGGCAATCTCCAGTGCAAGTCCAGAGTCAGCCGCAGACTGCAATCCTTCCACAAGGCCAGTCCCAAGTCCAGCCTCAGCAACCAGCTCAGGTGCAGACTACAACCCAACAACAGATTCAGATGCAGCCCCATGCTCCCATACAAATTcaagctcagctgcagcaatCACAACCTCAGGTTCAGACTTCAGTCTCAACCCTTCCAACTACTCAAAGTTTAAATCAGGTTCCTGTGCAATCCCCAACTCGTCCTCAGCTGCAACTTCAGCAGCCTCCAACAAAAGTTATTACAGTGCCTCAGCTTCAGCAACAAGTCCAAGTTCTCTCTCAGCTTCAGTCACATGTTGTGGCTCAGATACAAGCCCAACAAGGCAGTGTGCCCCAGCAGATCAAGCTTCAGTTACCTATTCAGATCCAACAAACTAGCCCAGTACAGGCTCACCAGATTCAGAATGTGGTAACAGTTCAAGCAGCTAGTGttcaggagcagctgcagagagttcagcagctcagggagcagcaacagaagaaaaagcagcaacagataGAAATTAAACGTGAGCACACCCTTCAGGCTTCTAATCAAAGTGACATTATCCAGAAACAG GTGGTTATGAAACAGAATGCTGTCATAGAACACTTGAAACAGAAGAAGACACTGACTCCAGCCgagagggaagaaaatcagaG AATGATTGTGTGCAACCAAGTGATGAAATATATTCTGGATAAGAtagacaaagaagaaaaacaggcagcTAAGAAACGAAAGCGAGAAGAGAGTGTAGAACAGAAGCGTAGTAAACAGAATGCTACTAAgctctcagctctgcttttcaagcataaagaacagctgaaagctgaaattctgaaaaaaagagcacTTCTGGACAAAGACCTACAAATTGAAGTGCAG GAGGAGCTAAAGAAAGACTTGACTaaaattaagaaggaaaaagaaagagcccAGGCAGCCGCCGCTGCAGCCGCCGCTGCTGCAGCCGCCGCTGCAGCCGCTGCACCACCACCAGCGCCGCCACCACTGCCGCCACCACTGCCACCACAGCAACATGCAGCCagcgtcacctcctcctcctccaccacagTCCCAATGCCAGTATCCTCCCAGAAGAGAAAGCGAGATGAGGAGAAAGATTCGTCAGCTTCCAAgtccaagaaaaagaaaatgatttctACTACctcaaaggaaacaaagaaggaCACAAAGCTTTACTGCATCTGTAAAACGCCTTATGATGAGTCTAA GTTCTATATTGGCTGTGATCTTTGTACTAACTGGTATCATGGAGAATGTGTTGGCATCACAGAAAAGGAGGCTAAGAAAATGGATGTGTACATCTGTAATGATTGTAAACGGGCACAAGAGGGCAGCAGTGAGGAATTGTACTGTATCTGCAGAACACCTTATGATGAGTCACA ATTTTACATTGGCTGCGACCGATGTCAGAACTGGTATCACGGGCGCTGTGTTGGCATTTTACAAAGTGAGGCAGATCTCATTGATGAATATGTGTGTCCACAATGTCAGTCCACAGAAGATGCCATGACTGTACTCAGTCCACTAACTGATAAAGATTATGAAGGTTTAAGAAGAGTACTACGTTCCTTACAG